Proteins encoded within one genomic window of Episyrphus balteatus chromosome 1, idEpiBalt1.1, whole genome shotgun sequence:
- the LOC129921348 gene encoding protein Vhl gives MDLIWNMEDGSANSNEKIRSIDSTEKSFLMFVNGTSRNITIYWLDYNGTPKVFQRLRPRGAVEVNTFRSHAWTFRDAYNGERMKVLNQSVYVAEPYFMRHPRDPGVLVSARKVLTVHFPLRTLRENMLWHIVREMNCRSEETIEQYDLPRVLKDDLISIFKQVLAFRRSTGNLEFLMFYNN, from the coding sequence ATGGACTTGATATGGAACATGGAAGACGGAAGtgcaaattcaaatgaaaaaatacgTTCAATAGATTCCAcagaaaaatcgtttttaatgTTTGTCAATGGCACATCACGAAATATAACGATATATTGGTTAGATTATAATGGCACACCAAAAGTCTTCCAACGTCTGCGTCCACGTGGAGCAGTTGAAGTCAATACATTTCGATCACATGCATGGACTTTTAGAGACGCCTACAATGGCGAACGCATGAAGGTTTTAAATCAGTCAGTTTATGTAGCGGAACCTTATTTTATGAGACATCCCCGGGATCCGGGTGTTTTGGTATCAGCTAGAAAAGTTCTAACTGTACATTTTCCACTTAGAACATTGAGAGAAAATATGCTTTGGCATATTGTTAGGGAAATGAATTGTCGTTCCGAGGAAACAATTGAACAATATGATCTTCCAAGAGTATTGAAAGACGATTTGATATCAATATTTAAACAGGTTTTGGCATTTAGACGAAGTACGGGCAATTTggagtttttaatgttttacaaTAACTGa
- the LOC129921349 gene encoding trafficking protein particle complex subunit 2-like protein codes for MCQHSQQEKKIETKKLEKIEMAVCISIIGKDNAPLYLATTDLDKELELQYQVHAALDVVEEKCLPTPKATPESKELYLGLLYTTETHKIYGFVTNTKIKFIIVVDSGNIALRENEVRSMFRNLQILYTDAVCNPFYAPGEQLTSRKFDKTVRNIMSGNS; via the exons ATGTGTCAACATAGccaacaggaaaaaaaaattgaaacgaaaaagttggaaaaaattgaaatggcTGTTTGTATATCAATTATTGGAAAAGAT AATGCACCTTTGTACTTGGCGACAACTGACTTGGACAAAGAGCTAGAACTTCAATATCAAGTTCATGCGGCTTTAGATGTTGTAGAAGAAAAATGCTTACCAACACCAAAAGCTACTCCTGAATCTAAAGAACTGTATTTGGGGCTTTTATATACAACAGAAACTcataaaat CTATGGATTTGTGACaaatactaaaattaaattcataatCGTTGTTGACTCTGGGAATATTGCTTTAAGAGAAAATGAAGTTAGATCG ATGTTCCGAAATCTCCAAATTTTGTACACCGATGCTGTCTGTAATCCATTTTATGCTCCTGGAGAGCAACTTACTtccag aaaattcgACAAAACTGTACGAAATATAATGAGCGGAAATTCATAA
- the LOC129905344 gene encoding endoplasmic reticulum metallopeptidase 1-like isoform X1 — protein MNSTRYKKVTTKPAAECEGEMRYSRVSTGNKRKSRRVGWYWALPFLGFWVLLYFGVVLPIYHHLPEALSIKDEHIHHDRFIAERAEQTLAKLEAIGPKVVGSNANEVEAVNLIVSEVEKVQKIMNKELFTLDLDIQEVSGAYVHGEMVNMYQGLQNIVVKFASNYSNSSSYLLINTHFDTKPGSPGSGDAGVMVAIMLEVIRVLAVGRQTFDHPIVFLFNGGEENPLQASHGFITQHKWAKNCKALINLDSSGSGHRDLLFQTGPNNPWLLKYYKQNAIHPFANTIAEELFQANVIPSDTDFRIFKNFGRVPGLDMAHTYNGYVYHTKFDTMSIIPQETIQNTGDNVLSLAKAFANAPELEDPSIYAKGHTVYYDVFGKYLVYYTESQAEQINYVLSALTLLAVVVSLWAMAKVGEVSFVNILGTFFCVFCVHVIAFVLAVGLPILLAVGLDLLGLSMTWFTNKWMIIGLYVCPTLVGLGIPTAIYISSSKDKLNISFKTQMVLHSQCILLTILLCVGTYFGIRSSYLLMITVLFYYIPLVVNLVTCLFKRGYQWAILVVACQIPAFASVTYMSCIFFMSLIPMMGRIGSKYNPDLLIGGVASVTALLALGYIIPLLNLFRKSLVIITSLLTITAIFFIFTVTPIGFPFREETNVERFHLQHIRRLFHEADSSISRNDSGYYFDLQDRRQFRHIKDVFDTSKLADMSEECNKHIFCGFPVFNHRWNKAKVLSQWLPSDDNSIPGSPKLTLLSKNVTLNSSSTIRFDFELSGPSHMGIYLNPLNGSKIIEWSFLDTLLRDKWNPPYFVYFSMGKDKTPLQFYVLLENQSYMEETNSTIPTLELGIGGHYVSFEHTRSLANKAFIQSFPPYAYVMEWPSSYERWIY, from the exons ATGAATtcaacgagatataaaaaagttaCTACCAAACCTGCT GCGGAATGCGAAGGTGAAATGCGATACAGTAGAGTATCGACTGGCAATAAAAGGAAGAGCCGCCGCGTAGGATGGTATTGGGCTCTTCCTTTCCTTGGTTTCTGGGTACTACTCTATTTCGGAGTGGTTCTACCAATTTACCATCATTTACCTGAAGCACTTAGCATTAAGGACGAACACATTCACCATGACAGATTTATTGCCGAACGGGCTGAACAAACTCTGGCCAAATTGGAGGCTATTGGACCAAAAGTTGTTGGCAGTAATGCCAATGAAGTTGAGGCTGTTAATCTTATTGTAAGCGAAGTGGAGAAGGTGCAGAAGATTATGAACAAAGAATTATTTACATTGGATCTTGATATTCAAGAAGTTTCGGGAGCATATGTTCACGGTGAAATGGTGAATATGTATCAGGGATTACAAAATATTGTTGTGAAGTTTGCATCAAACTATTCAAATAGTTCATCATATTTACTTATAAATACGCATTTTGATACAAAACCTGGATCACCTG GTTCCGGAGATGCTGGAGTAATGGTTGCCATTATGCTCGAAGTAATCAGGGTTCTGGCAGTTGGCAGGCAGACATTTGACCATCCgatagtgtttttatttaatggaGGGGAAGAAAACCCTCTGCAAGCCTCACATGGCTTTATAACTCAGCATAAATGGGCTAAGAACTGCAA AGCACTTATAAACCTCGACTCAAGTGGAAGTGGACACCGGGATCTTCTCTTTCAAACTGGTCCCAATAACCCTTGGCTACTCAAGTACTATAAGCAAAATGCAATTCATCCATTTGCCAATACTATTGCCGAAGAACTCTTCCAAGCAAATGTGATTCCATCCGACACTGATTTTAGGATATTCAAGAACTTTGGCCGAGTTCCAG gcTTGGATATGGCCCATACCTACAATGGTTATGTCTATCATACGAAATTCGATACGATGAGTATAATTCCGCAAGAAACGATTCAAAACACCGGTGACAATGTTTTATCCCTCGCTAAGGCTTTTGCTAATGCCCCAGAGCTGGAAGATCCTTCG ATATACGCCAAGGGACACACAGTCTACTATGATGTCTTTGGAAAATATCTCGTCTACTATACCGAATCGCAGGCAGAACAAATCAATTACGTGCTTTCAGCTTTGACACTTCTAGCTGTGGTTGTATCCCTGTGGGCCATGGCCAAAGTAGGTGAAGTGTCCTTCGTTAACATCCTCGGTACATTCTTTTGTGTGTTTTGTGTGCATGTTATTGCTTTTGTTCTGGCTGTTGGACTGCCAATTTTGTTGGCAGTTGGATTGGATTTGTTGGGATTATCAATGACATGGTTCACCAATAAATGGATGATTATTGGTCTTTATGTGTGTCCAACATTGGTTGGATTGGGTATTCCTACAGCAATTTATATTAGCTCTTCCAAG gaCAAATTGAATATTTCATTCAAGACTCAAATGGTGCTTCATTCACAATGCATTTTGTTGACCATACTTTTATGTGTTGGAACATACTTTGGAATAAGGTCGTCGTATTTGTTGATGATAACTGTTTTGTTCTATTATATTCCTTTGGTTGTTAATTTGGTGACTTGCTTGTTTAAAAGAG gATATCAATGGGCAATTCTGGTGGTTGCATGCCAGATACCAGCATTTGCAAGTGTAACATACATGTCGTGCATATTTTTCATGAGTCTCATACCAATGATGGGACGAATTGGATCGAAGTATAATCCGGATTTATTGATTGGAGGTGTTGCATCAGTAACAGCACTGTTGGCGTTGGGATACATT aTTCCACTCCTGAACCTATTCCGGAAATCACTCGTAATAATCACATCTCTCTTGACCATCACTGCCATTTTCTTTATATTCACTGTGACACCAATTGGATTTCCATTCCGAGAGGAAACCAATGTTGAACGATTTCATCTACAGCATATCCGGAGACTATTTCACGAAGCTGATTCATCAATTAGTCGCAATGATTCCGGATATTATTTTGATCTTCAAGACCGACGGCAATTTAGACATATCAAAg ATGTTTTCGATACATCAAAATTAGCAGACATGTCTGAAGAATGCAACAAACATATATTCTGTGGTTTTCCTGTTTTTAACCATCGCTGGAATAAAGCAAA GGTTCTATCACAATGGCTTCCTTCTGACGATAACTCAATACCTGGATCTCCAAAACTCACTTTACTAAGTAAAAATGTTACTTTAAACAGTTCATCAACTATTCGTTTCGATTTTGAACTAAGTGGACCCTCTCACATGGGAATTTATCTAAATCCACTAAATGGATCGAAAATAATCGAATGGTCCTTTTTGGACACTTTGCTTCGAGATAAATGGAATCCaccttatttcgtttatttctcaATGGGAAAGGATAAGACTCCTTTGCAATTTTATGTTCTTCTTGAG AACCAAAGTTATATGGAAGAAACAAATAGCACAATTCCTACTTTAGAGCTAGGAATTGGTGGACATTATGTTAGCTTTGAACACACACGAAGTCTGGCCAACAAAGCATTCATTCAAAGCTTCCCACCATACGCCTATGTCATGGAATGGCCAAGTTCCTATGAGCGCTGGATTTACTAA
- the LOC129905714 gene encoding WD repeat-containing protein 48 homolog, which produces MLTHKGCQGARKKMQVSFVIRDAEEKQHRNGVNALQLDQNNGKLYSAGRDAIIRVWNTKETESQNKYIKSMEHHNDWVNDIVLCCNGRNLISASCDTTVKVWNAHQGFCMSTLKTHRDYVQALAYAKDREQVASAGLDKSIFLWDVNTLTALTASNNTVSTSNLLGSRDSIYSLAMNPSGTVIVSGSTENVLRIWDPRMCKKMMKLRGHAENVRALVVSPDGTQVVSGSSDGTIKLWHLGQQGCIQTINVHTEGVWALLMSENFQYVISGSRDKKIFHTELRNPSNSVLVCEEKAPVLSLCYDIDKTGVWATTWNSDIRCWKLPHHDKGSQNSIPADASGKGVEITCIKGGAAIKKSTVLNDKRHIVTKDTEDNVSIYDVLRVVKKEDLGKVDYEEEIKKRNYKVYIPNWFTVDLKTGMPTIVLGQDEVDCFAAWVSIEAGLPELAEPTSDIKINYGKLLLEALLEYWRPPHSLPADELDSDIKGNGYFQVPKHTPVIFSEVAGRTTCRLLVRDAAGENESTGLHETVPQWVTDVVIEKNTPKFIKISFFLTPHPSMVKPERIKKDRLVANEFIQCRKVCEHVLEKVLGAETTPSGGNASNSSQNSQSDANSEGSQIPPEDRIELQCNDVVVDPNMDLRTVRHFIWKQSADLTFQYKTKPNFSYDAKI; this is translated from the exons GTATCATTTGTCATACGAGATGCCGAAGAGAAGCAACACCGGAATGGAGTCAATGCACTGCAGTTGGATCAAAATAATGGAAAACTTTATTCTgctg GCAGAGATGCTATTATCAGAGTATGGAATACAAAAGAAACTGaatcacaaaataaatatatcaaaaGTATGGAACATCACAACGATTGGGTCAACGACATAGTCTTGTGCTGCAATGGAAGAAATT TGATAAGTGCCAGCTGTGATACAACCGTAAAGGTGTGGAATGCCCACCAAGGCTTCTGTATGTCAACACTAAAAACTCACCGAGATTATGTGCAAGCTTTGGCCTACGCTAAAGACAGAGAACAG GTCGCCAGTGCGGGATTAGATAAATCGATCTTTTTATGGGACGTGAATACATTAACAGCCCTGACTGCCAGTAATAACACCGTGTCAA CTTCAAATCTTTTGGGATCTCGAGACTCAATATACAGCTTAGCAATGAATCCTTCAGGCACTGTGATTGTTAGTGGATCGACAGAGAATGTCCTACGGATATGGGATCCTCGAATGTGCAAAAAGATGATGAAACTACGAGGTCATGCGGAAAATGTTCGAGCACTAGTCGTGTCGCCCGATGGAACACAAGTTGTTTCAGGCAGTTCCGATGGCACAATCAAGTTGTGGCATTTGGGACAACAGGGTTGCATCCAGACAATAAATGTACACACAGAAGGTGTCTGGGCGTTGCTGATGAGTGAGAATTTCCAATACGTAATATCAGGCAGCCGAGATAAGAAAATTTTCCATACCGAGCTAAGAAATCCCAGCAATAGTGTGCTGGTGTGTGAGGAAAAGGCTCCTGTTTTGAGTTTGTGTTATGACATTGATAAAACCGGCGTCTGGGCTACAACATGGAATTCAGATATTCGATGTTGGAAACTGCCACATCATGACAAAGGCTCACAGAATTCTATACCAGCCGATGCCAGTGGCAAGGGTGTTGAAATTACATGCATTAAGG GTGGAGcagcaataaaaaaatcaactgtGTTAAATGATAAACGGCACATTGTGACAAAAGACACCGAAGATAATGTCTCCATTTATGATGTGCTGCGTGTGGTGAAGAAGGAAGATCTTGGCAAAGTCGACTATGAAGAGGAAATTAAGAAAAGAAATTACAAAGTGTACATTCCAAATTGGTTCACAGTGGATCTCAAAACTGGG ATGCCAACAATTGTCCTAGGACAAGATGAGGTTGATTGTTTTGCAGCCTGGGTATCCATAGAAGCTGGTCTTCCTGAATTGGCTGAACCAACATCAGATATAAAA atAAATTATGGAAAACTACTTTTGGAAGCATTACTGGAATATTGGAGACCACCGCATAGTTTACCTGCAGATGAATTAGATTCAGATATCAAGGGTAATGGTTATTTTCAAGTTCCAAAACATACACCTGTTATATTTAG TGAAGTTGCTGGTCGAACAACATGTCGCCTACTAGTTCGAGATGCAGCTGGTGAAAATGAAAGCACTGGCTTACATGAAACTGTACCACAATGGGTAACAGATGTTGTTATCGAAAAGAATACTCCTAAATTTATTAAGATATCGTTCTTCCTTACACCACATCCTTCAATGGTTAAACCGGAACGTATTAAAAAA GATCGACTAGTCGCAAATGAATTTATTCAATGTAGAAAAGTGTGCGAGCATGTTTTGGAAAAGGTGCTGGGTGCCGAAACCACACCAAGTGGTGGTAATGCCTCAAACTCATCCCAAAATAGTCAAAGTGATGCCAATTCTGAAGGCTCACAAATTCCACCGGAAGATCGTATTGAATTGCAATGCAATGATGTG gtTGTTGATCCAAACATGGATTTGCGTACAGTTCGCCACTTCATATGGAAGCAATCAGCCGACCTGACTTTCCAATACAAAACCAAGCCAAACTTTAGCTACGACGCTaagatttaa
- the LOC129905344 gene encoding endoplasmic reticulum metallopeptidase 1-like isoform X2: MRYSRVSTGNKRKSRRVGWYWALPFLGFWVLLYFGVVLPIYHHLPEALSIKDEHIHHDRFIAERAEQTLAKLEAIGPKVVGSNANEVEAVNLIVSEVEKVQKIMNKELFTLDLDIQEVSGAYVHGEMVNMYQGLQNIVVKFASNYSNSSSYLLINTHFDTKPGSPGSGDAGVMVAIMLEVIRVLAVGRQTFDHPIVFLFNGGEENPLQASHGFITQHKWAKNCKALINLDSSGSGHRDLLFQTGPNNPWLLKYYKQNAIHPFANTIAEELFQANVIPSDTDFRIFKNFGRVPGLDMAHTYNGYVYHTKFDTMSIIPQETIQNTGDNVLSLAKAFANAPELEDPSIYAKGHTVYYDVFGKYLVYYTESQAEQINYVLSALTLLAVVVSLWAMAKVGEVSFVNILGTFFCVFCVHVIAFVLAVGLPILLAVGLDLLGLSMTWFTNKWMIIGLYVCPTLVGLGIPTAIYISSSKDKLNISFKTQMVLHSQCILLTILLCVGTYFGIRSSYLLMITVLFYYIPLVVNLVTCLFKRGYQWAILVVACQIPAFASVTYMSCIFFMSLIPMMGRIGSKYNPDLLIGGVASVTALLALGYIIPLLNLFRKSLVIITSLLTITAIFFIFTVTPIGFPFREETNVERFHLQHIRRLFHEADSSISRNDSGYYFDLQDRRQFRHIKDVFDTSKLADMSEECNKHIFCGFPVFNHRWNKAKVLSQWLPSDDNSIPGSPKLTLLSKNVTLNSSSTIRFDFELSGPSHMGIYLNPLNGSKIIEWSFLDTLLRDKWNPPYFVYFSMGKDKTPLQFYVLLENQSYMEETNSTIPTLELGIGGHYVSFEHTRSLANKAFIQSFPPYAYVMEWPSSYERWIY; this comes from the exons ATGCGATACAGTAGAGTATCGACTGGCAATAAAAGGAAGAGCCGCCGCGTAGGATGGTATTGGGCTCTTCCTTTCCTTGGTTTCTGGGTACTACTCTATTTCGGAGTGGTTCTACCAATTTACCATCATTTACCTGAAGCACTTAGCATTAAGGACGAACACATTCACCATGACAGATTTATTGCCGAACGGGCTGAACAAACTCTGGCCAAATTGGAGGCTATTGGACCAAAAGTTGTTGGCAGTAATGCCAATGAAGTTGAGGCTGTTAATCTTATTGTAAGCGAAGTGGAGAAGGTGCAGAAGATTATGAACAAAGAATTATTTACATTGGATCTTGATATTCAAGAAGTTTCGGGAGCATATGTTCACGGTGAAATGGTGAATATGTATCAGGGATTACAAAATATTGTTGTGAAGTTTGCATCAAACTATTCAAATAGTTCATCATATTTACTTATAAATACGCATTTTGATACAAAACCTGGATCACCTG GTTCCGGAGATGCTGGAGTAATGGTTGCCATTATGCTCGAAGTAATCAGGGTTCTGGCAGTTGGCAGGCAGACATTTGACCATCCgatagtgtttttatttaatggaGGGGAAGAAAACCCTCTGCAAGCCTCACATGGCTTTATAACTCAGCATAAATGGGCTAAGAACTGCAA AGCACTTATAAACCTCGACTCAAGTGGAAGTGGACACCGGGATCTTCTCTTTCAAACTGGTCCCAATAACCCTTGGCTACTCAAGTACTATAAGCAAAATGCAATTCATCCATTTGCCAATACTATTGCCGAAGAACTCTTCCAAGCAAATGTGATTCCATCCGACACTGATTTTAGGATATTCAAGAACTTTGGCCGAGTTCCAG gcTTGGATATGGCCCATACCTACAATGGTTATGTCTATCATACGAAATTCGATACGATGAGTATAATTCCGCAAGAAACGATTCAAAACACCGGTGACAATGTTTTATCCCTCGCTAAGGCTTTTGCTAATGCCCCAGAGCTGGAAGATCCTTCG ATATACGCCAAGGGACACACAGTCTACTATGATGTCTTTGGAAAATATCTCGTCTACTATACCGAATCGCAGGCAGAACAAATCAATTACGTGCTTTCAGCTTTGACACTTCTAGCTGTGGTTGTATCCCTGTGGGCCATGGCCAAAGTAGGTGAAGTGTCCTTCGTTAACATCCTCGGTACATTCTTTTGTGTGTTTTGTGTGCATGTTATTGCTTTTGTTCTGGCTGTTGGACTGCCAATTTTGTTGGCAGTTGGATTGGATTTGTTGGGATTATCAATGACATGGTTCACCAATAAATGGATGATTATTGGTCTTTATGTGTGTCCAACATTGGTTGGATTGGGTATTCCTACAGCAATTTATATTAGCTCTTCCAAG gaCAAATTGAATATTTCATTCAAGACTCAAATGGTGCTTCATTCACAATGCATTTTGTTGACCATACTTTTATGTGTTGGAACATACTTTGGAATAAGGTCGTCGTATTTGTTGATGATAACTGTTTTGTTCTATTATATTCCTTTGGTTGTTAATTTGGTGACTTGCTTGTTTAAAAGAG gATATCAATGGGCAATTCTGGTGGTTGCATGCCAGATACCAGCATTTGCAAGTGTAACATACATGTCGTGCATATTTTTCATGAGTCTCATACCAATGATGGGACGAATTGGATCGAAGTATAATCCGGATTTATTGATTGGAGGTGTTGCATCAGTAACAGCACTGTTGGCGTTGGGATACATT aTTCCACTCCTGAACCTATTCCGGAAATCACTCGTAATAATCACATCTCTCTTGACCATCACTGCCATTTTCTTTATATTCACTGTGACACCAATTGGATTTCCATTCCGAGAGGAAACCAATGTTGAACGATTTCATCTACAGCATATCCGGAGACTATTTCACGAAGCTGATTCATCAATTAGTCGCAATGATTCCGGATATTATTTTGATCTTCAAGACCGACGGCAATTTAGACATATCAAAg ATGTTTTCGATACATCAAAATTAGCAGACATGTCTGAAGAATGCAACAAACATATATTCTGTGGTTTTCCTGTTTTTAACCATCGCTGGAATAAAGCAAA GGTTCTATCACAATGGCTTCCTTCTGACGATAACTCAATACCTGGATCTCCAAAACTCACTTTACTAAGTAAAAATGTTACTTTAAACAGTTCATCAACTATTCGTTTCGATTTTGAACTAAGTGGACCCTCTCACATGGGAATTTATCTAAATCCACTAAATGGATCGAAAATAATCGAATGGTCCTTTTTGGACACTTTGCTTCGAGATAAATGGAATCCaccttatttcgtttatttctcaATGGGAAAGGATAAGACTCCTTTGCAATTTTATGTTCTTCTTGAG AACCAAAGTTATATGGAAGAAACAAATAGCACAATTCCTACTTTAGAGCTAGGAATTGGTGGACATTATGTTAGCTTTGAACACACACGAAGTCTGGCCAACAAAGCATTCATTCAAAGCTTCCCACCATACGCCTATGTCATGGAATGGCCAAGTTCCTATGAGCGCTGGATTTACTAA